From Quercus lobata isolate SW786 chromosome 1, ValleyOak3.0 Primary Assembly, whole genome shotgun sequence, one genomic window encodes:
- the LOC115987780 gene encoding glutathione S-transferase T3-like isoform X3, translating to MDSGIPRGTSFTDLIEDSFNDYMSGSSHISDEDSVPQAQTFSQMSPPQVESTTKKSQRGINFSIEEDILLVSAFLNVNQDVVKSNNQKRETYWTRIWEYYHKWKTFTSERTVGSLMNRWSTIQLSTNKFCGFLSQIESKNESGKTKEDKLVAARNLYNAI from the exons ATGGATTCGGGTATTCCAAGAGGCACATCATTCACTGATCTTATAGAAGATAGCTTTAATGATTATATGTCTGGATCTTCACATATTAGTGATGAAGACAGTGTTCCACAAGCCCAAACATTCAGCCAAATGTCTCCACCCCAAGTTGAATCCACAACCAAGAAATCACAACGTGGCATCAACTTCTCTATAGAAGAAGACATCCTTCTTGTGTCTGCCTTTCTTAATGTCAACCAAGATGTAGTGAAAAGTAATAACCAAAAACGCGAAACATATTGGACGAGAATTTGGGAGTACTACCACAAGTGGAAGACCTTCACTTCTGAGCGTACGGTAGGTTCTCTTATGAACCGATGGTCAACGATTCAACTTTCCACCAATaagttttgtgggtttttgtcACAAATTGAATCGAAGAATGAAAGTGGTAAGACTAAAGAAGACAAG CTTGTTGCAGCAAGAAACCTTTATAATGCAATCTAG
- the LOC115987742 gene encoding uncharacterized protein LOC115987742 isoform X3, which yields MRGKSSPSTLTPLQMLSPPEPKSDSAKRELQIVSTSPFRLPDDWFVEFKTRRNNTASPGRVDKYYHEPGTGRMFRSLIAVKRYLTEENQYTPTPETVKAGNENTMQIVVCAIKSTSHFRLPDDWVIEEKPRSNANYAGIIDKGSRPNTTPQSNKHSRPTTTQQRDNHSRALSQIQQAILDYHRHSRGGNPIPQA from the exons ATGAGGGGCAAATCGTCACCGTCGACGCTGACTCCACTGCAAATGCTGAGCCCACCCGAACCGAAATCAGATTCTGCCAAAAGGGAATTGCAGATTGTCTCCACGTCACCCTTCAGACTTCCCGATGATTGGTTCGTTGAGTTTAAGACCCGTCGCAATAACACCGCCTCCCCTGGCCGTGTCGAcaag TATTATCATGAGCCTGGGACTGGACGGATGTTTCGTTCTCTGATAGCTGTTAAGAGATATCTAACAGAAGAGAATCAATACACACCTACACCTGAGACAGTGAAAGCAGGAAATGAAAATACT ATGCAAATCGTGGTCTGCGCCATCAAGAGCACCTCACACTTTAGGCTGCCTGATGATTGGGTCATTGAAGAAAAGCCCCGTAGCAATGCCAACTATGCTGGTATCATTGACAAG GGCAGTAGGCCAAATACAACACCACAGAGCAACAAACACAGCAGGCCAACAACAACACAACAGAGGGACAATCACAGCAGGGCATTAAGCCAAATACAACAAGCCATTTTGGACTATCACAGACACAGCAGGGGGGGAAACCCCATACCACAAGCATGA
- the LOC115987742 gene encoding uncharacterized protein LOC115987742 isoform X2 yields MRGKSSPSTLTPLQMLSPPEPKSDSAKRELQIVSTSPFRLPDDWFVEFKTRRNNTASPGRVDKYYHEPGTGRMFRSLIAVKRYLTEENQYTPTPETVKAGNENTMQIVVCAIKSTSHFRLPDDWVIEEKPRSNANYAGIIDKQGSRPNTTPQSNKHSRPTTTQQRDNHSRALSQIQQAILDYHRHSRGGNPIPQA; encoded by the exons ATGAGGGGCAAATCGTCACCGTCGACGCTGACTCCACTGCAAATGCTGAGCCCACCCGAACCGAAATCAGATTCTGCCAAAAGGGAATTGCAGATTGTCTCCACGTCACCCTTCAGACTTCCCGATGATTGGTTCGTTGAGTTTAAGACCCGTCGCAATAACACCGCCTCCCCTGGCCGTGTCGAcaag TATTATCATGAGCCTGGGACTGGACGGATGTTTCGTTCTCTGATAGCTGTTAAGAGATATCTAACAGAAGAGAATCAATACACACCTACACCTGAGACAGTGAAAGCAGGAAATGAAAATACT ATGCAAATCGTGGTCTGCGCCATCAAGAGCACCTCACACTTTAGGCTGCCTGATGATTGGGTCATTGAAGAAAAGCCCCGTAGCAATGCCAACTATGCTGGTATCATTGACAAG CAGGGCAGTAGGCCAAATACAACACCACAGAGCAACAAACACAGCAGGCCAACAACAACACAACAGAGGGACAATCACAGCAGGGCATTAAGCCAAATACAACAAGCCATTTTGGACTATCACAGACACAGCAGGGGGGGAAACCCCATACCACAAGCATGA
- the LOC115987742 gene encoding methyl-CpG-binding domain-containing protein 5-like isoform X4, which translates to MRGKSSPSTLTPLQMLSPPEPKSDSAKRELQIVSTSPFRLPDDWFVEFKTRRNNTASPGRVDKYYHEPGTGRMFRSLIAVKRYLTEENQYTPTPETVKAGNENTMQIVVCAIKSTSHFRLPDDWVIEEKPRSNANYAGIIDKVGNFGLIPYTNGTSLVNDYKIYLFIYYFFNE; encoded by the exons ATGAGGGGCAAATCGTCACCGTCGACGCTGACTCCACTGCAAATGCTGAGCCCACCCGAACCGAAATCAGATTCTGCCAAAAGGGAATTGCAGATTGTCTCCACGTCACCCTTCAGACTTCCCGATGATTGGTTCGTTGAGTTTAAGACCCGTCGCAATAACACCGCCTCCCCTGGCCGTGTCGAcaag TATTATCATGAGCCTGGGACTGGACGGATGTTTCGTTCTCTGATAGCTGTTAAGAGATATCTAACAGAAGAGAATCAATACACACCTACACCTGAGACAGTGAAAGCAGGAAATGAAAATACT ATGCAAATCGTGGTCTGCGCCATCAAGAGCACCTCACACTTTAGGCTGCCTGATGATTGGGTCATTGAAGAAAAGCCCCGTAGCAATGCCAACTATGCTGGTATCATTGACAAG gttgggaatttCGGGTTAATTCCCTACACAAATGGCACTTCTCTTGTAAATgactacaaaatttatttatttatttattatttttttaatgaatga
- the LOC115987780 gene encoding glutathione S-transferase T3-like isoform X1 produces the protein MHMEESLLCLFISIMCFYFLFLLLGMDSGIPRGTSFTDLIEDSFNDYMSGSSHISDEDSVPQAQTFSQMSPPQVESTTKKSQRGINFSIEEDILLVSAFLNVNQDVVKSNNQKRETYWTRIWEYYHKWKTFTSERTVGSLMNRWSTIQLSTNKFCGFLSQIESKNESGKTKEDKLVAARNLYNAI, from the exons ATGCATATGGAAGAGAGCTTGCTATGTTTATTCATTAGcattatgtgtttttattttttgtttttgttactaGGGATGGATTCGGGTATTCCAAGAGGCACATCATTCACTGATCTTATAGAAGATAGCTTTAATGATTATATGTCTGGATCTTCACATATTAGTGATGAAGACAGTGTTCCACAAGCCCAAACATTCAGCCAAATGTCTCCACCCCAAGTTGAATCCACAACCAAGAAATCACAACGTGGCATCAACTTCTCTATAGAAGAAGACATCCTTCTTGTGTCTGCCTTTCTTAATGTCAACCAAGATGTAGTGAAAAGTAATAACCAAAAACGCGAAACATATTGGACGAGAATTTGGGAGTACTACCACAAGTGGAAGACCTTCACTTCTGAGCGTACGGTAGGTTCTCTTATGAACCGATGGTCAACGATTCAACTTTCCACCAATaagttttgtgggtttttgtcACAAATTGAATCGAAGAATGAAAGTGGTAAGACTAAAGAAGACAAG CTTGTTGCAGCAAGAAACCTTTATAATGCAATCTAG
- the LOC115987780 gene encoding glutathione S-transferase T3-like isoform X2, whose translation MHMEESLLCLFISIMCFYFLFLLLGMDSGIPRGTSFTDLIEDSFNDYMSGSSHISDEDSVPQAQTFSQMSPPQVESTTKKSQRGINFSIEEDILLVSAFLNVNQDVVKSNNQKRETYWTRIWEYYHKWKTFTSERTVGSLMNRWSTIQLSTNKFCGFLSQIESKNESACCSKKPL comes from the exons ATGCATATGGAAGAGAGCTTGCTATGTTTATTCATTAGcattatgtgtttttattttttgtttttgttactaGGGATGGATTCGGGTATTCCAAGAGGCACATCATTCACTGATCTTATAGAAGATAGCTTTAATGATTATATGTCTGGATCTTCACATATTAGTGATGAAGACAGTGTTCCACAAGCCCAAACATTCAGCCAAATGTCTCCACCCCAAGTTGAATCCACAACCAAGAAATCACAACGTGGCATCAACTTCTCTATAGAAGAAGACATCCTTCTTGTGTCTGCCTTTCTTAATGTCAACCAAGATGTAGTGAAAAGTAATAACCAAAAACGCGAAACATATTGGACGAGAATTTGGGAGTACTACCACAAGTGGAAGACCTTCACTTCTGAGCGTACGGTAGGTTCTCTTATGAACCGATGGTCAACGATTCAACTTTCCACCAATaagttttgtgggtttttgtcACAAATTGAATCGAAGAATGAAAGTG CTTGTTGCAGCAAGAAACCTTTATAA
- the LOC115987742 gene encoding uncharacterized protein LOC115987742 isoform X1: MRGKSSPSTLTPLQMLSPPEPKSDSAKRELQIVSTSPFRLPDDWFVEFKTRRNNTASPGRVDKYYHEPGTGRMFRSLIAVKRYLTEENQYTPTPETVKAGNENTMQIVVCAIKSTSHFRLPDDWVIEEKPRSNANYAGIIDKWKKISLKPERNTQQGSRPNTTPQSNKHSRPTTTQQRDNHSRALSQIQQAILDYHRHSRGGNPIPQA; encoded by the exons ATGAGGGGCAAATCGTCACCGTCGACGCTGACTCCACTGCAAATGCTGAGCCCACCCGAACCGAAATCAGATTCTGCCAAAAGGGAATTGCAGATTGTCTCCACGTCACCCTTCAGACTTCCCGATGATTGGTTCGTTGAGTTTAAGACCCGTCGCAATAACACCGCCTCCCCTGGCCGTGTCGAcaag TATTATCATGAGCCTGGGACTGGACGGATGTTTCGTTCTCTGATAGCTGTTAAGAGATATCTAACAGAAGAGAATCAATACACACCTACACCTGAGACAGTGAAAGCAGGAAATGAAAATACT ATGCAAATCGTGGTCTGCGCCATCAAGAGCACCTCACACTTTAGGCTGCCTGATGATTGGGTCATTGAAGAAAAGCCCCGTAGCAATGCCAACTATGCTGGTATCATTGACAAG tggaagaaaatatcattaaaaCCTGAAAGGAATACACAGCAGGGCAGTAGGCCAAATACAACACCACAGAGCAACAAACACAGCAGGCCAACAACAACACAACAGAGGGACAATCACAGCAGGGCATTAAGCCAAATACAACAAGCCATTTTGGACTATCACAGACACAGCAGGGGGGGAAACCCCATACCACAAGCATGA
- the LOC115987742 gene encoding methyl-CpG-binding domain-containing protein 7-like isoform X6: MRGKSSPSTLTPLQMLSPPEPKSDSAKRELQIVSTSPFRLPDDWFVEFKTRRNNTASPGRVDKYYHEPGTGRMFRSLIAVKRYLTEENQYTPTPETVKAGNENTEMYVLIFLSRKNKTIFDH, translated from the exons ATGAGGGGCAAATCGTCACCGTCGACGCTGACTCCACTGCAAATGCTGAGCCCACCCGAACCGAAATCAGATTCTGCCAAAAGGGAATTGCAGATTGTCTCCACGTCACCCTTCAGACTTCCCGATGATTGGTTCGTTGAGTTTAAGACCCGTCGCAATAACACCGCCTCCCCTGGCCGTGTCGAcaag TATTATCATGAGCCTGGGACTGGACGGATGTTTCGTTCTCTGATAGCTGTTAAGAGATATCTAACAGAAGAGAATCAATACACACCTACACCTGAGACAGTGAAAGCAGGAAATGAAAATACT GAAATGTACGTGCTCATCTTTCTGTCCaggaaaaacaaaactataTTTGATCATTAG
- the LOC115987742 gene encoding methyl-CpG-binding domain-containing protein 7-like isoform X5 produces MRGKSSPSTLTPLQMLSPPEPKSDSAKRELQIVSTSPFRLPDDWFVEFKTRRNNTASPGRVDKYYHEPGTGRMFRSLIAVKRYLTEENQYTPTPETVKAGNENTMQIVVCAIKSTSHFRLPDDWVIEEKPRSNANYAGIIDKVDPIAAI; encoded by the exons ATGAGGGGCAAATCGTCACCGTCGACGCTGACTCCACTGCAAATGCTGAGCCCACCCGAACCGAAATCAGATTCTGCCAAAAGGGAATTGCAGATTGTCTCCACGTCACCCTTCAGACTTCCCGATGATTGGTTCGTTGAGTTTAAGACCCGTCGCAATAACACCGCCTCCCCTGGCCGTGTCGAcaag TATTATCATGAGCCTGGGACTGGACGGATGTTTCGTTCTCTGATAGCTGTTAAGAGATATCTAACAGAAGAGAATCAATACACACCTACACCTGAGACAGTGAAAGCAGGAAATGAAAATACT ATGCAAATCGTGGTCTGCGCCATCAAGAGCACCTCACACTTTAGGCTGCCTGATGATTGGGTCATTGAAGAAAAGCCCCGTAGCAATGCCAACTATGCTGGTATCATTGACAAG GTTGATCCTATTGCTGCGATTTGA
- the LOC115987801 gene encoding uncharacterized protein LOC115987801: MKKRRFEPSSPSNLEFEHLEDDDALQVPIVNLERPLGVKAEKERLKKQKCKEGTTSHIEDVLNVMMEEKRKMNEMKMACIEKGRLADHEQEMARILLEDKKLETEKMKIELAMKNLKEANVMEKMRLDRLKEDNEMEKIRMKQVKEEIEIMMMDVSTLSSMQQEYIHQRQMEILEKRRSSH; the protein is encoded by the coding sequence atgaaaaaaaggagATTTGAGCCATCTTCACCTTCTAATCTGGAGTTTGAACATTTAGAGGATGATGATGCACTACAAGTTCCGATTGTAAACTTGGAGAGACCACTAGGGGTGAAAGCtgaaaaagaaagattgaagaaacaaaaatgcAAAGAAGGTACGACTTCTCACATAGAAGATGTATTGAATGTTATgatggaagaaaaaagaaaaatgaatgagaTGAAAATGGCTTGTATTGAGAAAGGACGTCTTGCAGACCATGAGCAGGAGATGGCTCGAATTCTTCTTGAGGATAAAAAACTTGAAacggaaaaaatgaaaatagaattggctatgaaaaatttgaaagaggCAAATGTAATGGAAAAAATGAGATTGGATAGATTGAAGGAGGACAATGAAATGGAGAAAATTAGAATGAAACAAGTGAAGGAGGAAATAGAGATTATGATGATGGATGTAAGTACGCTGTCTTCAATGCAGCAAGAATATATTCATCAGCGCCAAATGGAGATCCTTGAAAAACGAAGGTCTAGTCATTAG